In a single window of the Coffea eugenioides isolate CCC68of chromosome 3, Ceug_1.0, whole genome shotgun sequence genome:
- the LOC113766281 gene encoding F-box/kelch-repeat protein At3g23880-like has protein sequence MEKALSHNETKSMSFLRALSHNQTKSMPFLQNHSPRSSSNAASIRGSNPFRISEHIPPDIIIEILTRLPAKSLRRFECVSQSWLSLISSPDFTEGQLRYRASVDNKSLLVFSKDSEGYSAKYFSINSLLNEKEATDVVQLDHWPAGFTHEYVTNLGSCNGLLCIASISQTSFPWILHARNCNFFLWNPSVGKIKILPNLGTQLNDDCCYVGYGFGYDEVNDDYKVMGIICSRTAQRTLYVYTTKTGIWRRTAENFHGDIPWDCSPGAFVNGRLHWALKKRTNGSDVVSFDLATEKFGMLDGPYHDNSYAYVKIFEASLGMFVDKVEGNSGVCEVWVMKDYGVTDSWTKVFALPWNKNTSMLSCSTVFCRLDDGKFCLLLDGVLGLYNTEDKSFKNLNDFLGSAWIVSATPFIESLVMPSATGIVEMEDNQKNKGKVFFSAVKDTLVKKLSNLLDKFK, from the coding sequence ATGGAGAAAGCTTTGAGCCATAACGAAACGAAATCAATGTCTTTCCTGCGAGCCTTGAGCCATAACCAAACGAAATCAATGCCTTTCCTGCAAAATCACAGCCCACGTTCTTCTTCTAATGCTGCATCAATCCGGGGCTCAAATCCATTCCGAATCTCTGAGCATATCCCCCCAGATATCATCATTGAAATCCTAACAAGGCTTCCAGCAAAATCCCTTCGGAGATTCGAGTGCGTCTCACAATCATGGCTTTCGTTGATCTCAAGTCCTGATTTTACAGAAGGACAACTCAGGTACCGTGCTTCTGTAGACAACAAATCCCTATTGGTGTTTTCCAAAGACAGCGAGGGTTATTCTGCCAAATATTTTTCTATTAACTCTCTGTTGAATGAAAAGGAGGCTACTGATGTAGTCCAATTAGACCATTGGCCGGCAGGATTCACTCATGAATATGTTACGAATTTGGGCAGTTGTAACGGGTTGCTATGTATTGCTTCCATAAGTCAAACTTCGTTCCCATGGATTCTACATGCTAGAAATTGTAACTTTTTCTTGTGGAATCCCTCTGTTGGAAAAATTAAGATATTGCCCAATTTAGGTACTCAACTTAATGACGATTGCTGCTACGTTGGCTATGGTTTTGGGTACGATGAAGTTAATGATGATTACAAAGTGATGGGTATAATTTGTTCCCGGACAGCGCAGCGTACACTTTATGTTTATACGACGAAGACTGGAATTTGGAGAAGAACTGCAGAAAATTTTCATGGTGATATCCCTTGGGATTGTAGCCCTGGTGCATTTGTGAACGGGAGACTCCATTGGGCGTTAAAGAAAAGGACCAATGGATCTGATGTTGTGTCTTTTGATTTAGCAACGGAGAAATTTGGGATGCTGGATGGACCTTATCATGATAATTCTTATGCATATGTGAAGATATTTGAAGCTAGCCTCGGTATGTTTGTTGACAAGGTTGAAGGTAACTCAGGAGTGTGTGAAGTTTGGGTTATGAAGGACTATGGAGTAACTGATTCTTGGACTAAGGTGTTTGCACTACCATGGAACAAGAACACCAGTATGTTATCATGTTCCACCGTATTTTGCAGATTGGATGATGGTAAATTTTGTTTGCTATTAGATGGTGTGCTCGGGCTCTATAATACAGAAGATAAGTCATTCAAGAATCtgaatgattttcttggaaGTGCTTGGATTGTAAGTGCCACTCCTTTCATAGAAAGCCTGGTCATGCCTAGCGCCACTGGCATTGTGGAGATGGAGGACAACCAGAAGAATAAGGGCAAAGTATTCTTTTCCGCGGTAAAGGATACATTGGTCAAGAAATTATCTAATCTCCTCGACAAGTTCAAGTGA